Proteins from a genomic interval of Gossypium hirsutum isolate 1008001.06 chromosome A09, Gossypium_hirsutum_v2.1, whole genome shotgun sequence:
- the LOC121203125 gene encoding protein TIME FOR COFFEE isoform X14 codes for MDRTREARRVSMASAATTNGLSRRRHRTSSLRDSPEEDGPVETHETARLRDRKKDRDRERERYRERERDRLSRTSKRRRGDRLMSNRGDGGDGTSEESVNDDEDDDDEDSGGTGGVGSVRTVSPNIIAGSLSMSNHHHHNHHHHQLQQHQQHQHRKSFPPPVKVIRTTPSAGMTASMTTSTSTWKPADEMIGVSVPRKARSATKRSHEWASSGGGGVGVLGGEQIHRQASTSPKPNANGTKQRPPKSSSKSSSSAQEEIEIEIAEVLYGMMRQPQVPSKQEIIGNDSAKFDSREVNKPNNDSKSVVSSPISISPSTLPQSSSILPSYSSSSATPMSAIAPKRKRPRPVKYEDENTTTTTPPPPIFPPRHSSISSTTTKVEIDQPAKVEATSPNLEKNSGPVAENDSGACDLMSSSKAGPVSSELVQAEPVKEEKNNLALDSKPSTEESESRDIGIGNKEESQSPKKESLSSPADNPSSAGLPLDDEREKSTVTKANSTVCENESQREEKFQIDLMAPPPSRSSPEREGETDVGASDPKPVAADVELEMKSLVNEDDKRMKIGKGDVNVEVEDNNKKAQPSAEEADSQKPVVNKERNLDLQLDLEKSDRDSGSGSVSGNKLNHHVQKLHHQHPSVEKTAHSGSLPLPMSIASWPGGLPPMGYMAPLQGVVSMEGSAVSSAAIQPPHLLFSQPRPKRCATHCYIARNIHKHQQMMKMNAFWPAAPGSASLYGPKACNLNVVPPSELHGNIPGRGVNSVQEKGQGLAIFPGHVCKDKSSTAANNMVDAAQRKQIMLQQALPPGAPNNIMQGPAFIFPLNQQAAAASVRPGYVKSPPAACSTAASSTSNSALLSATPAGATAAPAFSFNYPNITGNETQYLAILQNNPYPFPIPAHVGAPPAYRGNHAQPMPFIHGSFYSSSQMLHPSQLQQQQQQQPPTQFQQSQQGHQNTSMSSGSSSSQKNLQNQQQRSHGGDVSSGSGNSQVFHASKKDSPHPLQLWQQQQQPSQNDSHQPRQLDGESDGKDGPSTATDSRVSRSNMNIYGQNFAMPVQPSNFALMTAASMNSGGNYGEKKQQTQQQSQQLGSKAGVEPLASQAFAMSFSSANGTTAPGLGISSLAPNHAILQSHPGSTRQGYQHIMAAQQKKDNYHAYEEGKRGTHDASNVQEEKKAGKSSGTAGQSIAFSRPNMPDSSDSTLAGKDVIDSSICTLGSAPARTSGPVMPASIVSVNVANAQQQLQRNQQQQLQFGTASAPRSKTPATSNGSAYPDHFHSSSIAAKFSNVLSAYPQNLIQSSSSPAQSPQWKNSVRTTSSQVPSQSLPSTSSLKNISQQQGRPQQSPTQISFAANPKSPQGQQPLSSTPSPSPMMVGSPTTSLSRSAGGSPRTTGSSSTSNKGGQASGLSSQQAKNSPTVPSQKSSPIGGSNVPSVLGNPHISSSSNMGAKPQVALQHQQHQKHSLHQGQLFFPNAYMQAQAQHSPSSTTPATTASAYYVQRQQQTLPLGSSTTSSTSMLSLCSPVTLANSGTTDPAKAVAAAVASNMKGGLASQGLINPAQFASPQSTGKSHQLVPGFPCVHAVPSAVQVKPAEQKQPAGE; via the exons ATGGATAGAACCAGAGAAGCGAGGAGAGTCAGTATGGCGTCCGCCGCCACGACCAATGGCCTTTCACGGCGGCGTCATAGGACTAGCTCTCTCAGAGACTCCCCAG AGGAAGACGGACCGGTGGAGACGCATGAAACGGCGCGTTTAAGGGATCGAAAGAAGGACAGAGATAGGGAACGAGAAAGATATAGAGAAAGGGAAAGAGATCGGTTGAGTAGAACCAGTAAGAGAAGAAGAGGCGATAGATTGATGAGTAATAGAGGAGATGGAGGTGATGGTACTTCTGAAGAAAGCGTAAACGATGATGAAGATGACGACGACGAAGACAGCGGCGGAACCGGCGGTGTTGGCTCTGTTCGGACGGTTTCGCCGAACATCATCGCTGGGTCTTTGTCGATGTCTAATCATCATCACCATAACCATCATCACCACCAGCTGCAGCAACATCAGCAGCATCAACATCGAAAGAGTTTTCCACCGCCGGTGAAAGTTATTAGAACAACACCATCGGCGGGGATGACTGCCAGTATGACAACGAGTACGTCTACATGGAAACCGGCCGATGAAATGATTGGTGTATCGGTGCCTAGAAAAGCTCGGTCAG CTACTAAAAGGTCTCATGAATGGGCATCAAGCGGCGGCGGCGGCGTTGGTGTTTTAGGCGGTGAACAAATTCACCGTCAAGCTTCAACTTCGCCG AAGCCTAATGCTAACGGAACAAAGCAAAGGCCACCGAAGTCGTCGTCGAAATCTTCGTCTTCAGCTCAGGAGGAGATTGAGATCGAGATTGCTGAGGTTTTATATGGTATGATGAGACAGCCACAAGTCCCATCTAAGCAAGAAATAATCGGGAACGATTCGGCCAAATTTGATTCAAGAGAAGTTAATAAACCCAATAATGACTCTAAATCAGTCGTCTCTTCGCCGATCTCCATCTCCCCATCAACTCTTCCTCAATCATCCTCTATTTTGCCTTCATATTCTAGCTCCTCTGCTACTCCTATGTCTGCAATTG CTCCAAAGAGGAAAAGACCAAGACCGGTGAAGTATGAGGATGAGAATACGACTACAACGACACCTCCACCTCCTATTTTCCCTCCTAGACATAGTTCCATTTCATCTACTACAACTAAGGTTGAAATTGATCAACCAGCTAAAGTTGAAGCAACTTCTCCCAATTTGGAGAAAAATTCAGGACCCGTGGCTGAAAATGATAGCGGTGCTTGCGATTTGATGAGTTCTTCAAAAGCTGGACCAGTTTCATCAGAGTTGGTTCAAGCGGAACCAGTGAAAGAAGAGAAGAATAATTTGGCACTGGATTCTAAGCCTTCGACTGAAGAATCTGAGAGTAGAGATATCGGTATCGGTAATAAAGAAGAGTCTCAATCGCCAAAGAAGGAATCTTTATCATCTCCTGCTGATAATCCTTCTTCCGCTGGTCTGCCATTGGATGACGAGCGTGAGAAATCGACAGTGACAAAAGC GAATTCAACAGTTTGTGAGAATGAGAGTCAGCGGGAAGAGAAGTTCCAGATAGATCTGATG gCACCTCCTCCATCTAGATCATCTCCAGAAAGGGAAGGTGAGACTGATGTTGGGGCTTCAGATCCTAAGCCAGTGGCCGCAGATGTGGAATTG GAGATGAAGTCTTTGGTGAATGAAGATGACAAAAGAATGAAAATTGGGAAGGGAGATGTGAATGTGGAAGTTGAGGATAACAATAAGAAGGCCCAACCTAGTGCTGAAGAAGCTGATTCGCAGAAGCCTGTTGTAAATAAAGAAAGGAATCTTGATCTCCAGCTTGATTTGGAGAAATCTGACAGAGATAGTGGTTCAGGTAGTGTTAGTGGGAACAAGCTCAACCACCATGTTCAAAAGCTACATCATCAACATCCTAGTGTAGAGAAAACTG CACATTCTGGTTCTTTACCTTTGCCGATGTCAATTGCTAGCTGGCCTGGTGGACTTCCTCCAATGGG ATACATGGCTCCTCTACAAGGTGTTGTATCCATGGAGGGGAGCGCTGTGTCTTCAGCTGCTATCCAG CCTCCACATTTGCTTTTTTCTCAACCGAGGCCAAAGAGATGTGCAACCCATTGCTACATTGCACGGAATATTCACAAGCACCAGCAAATGATGAAGATGAATGCTTTCTGGCCGGCAGCACCTGGTTCAGCTTCACTGTATGGCCCAAAGGCTTGTAATCTAAATGTTGTACCGCCTTCAGAATTGCATGGAAACATTCCTGGGAGAGGGGTGAATTCTGTGCAAGAGAAGGGGCAGGGTCTTGCAATTTTTCCTGGTCATGTGTGCAAAGATAAAAGTTCTACGGCTGCTAACAACATGGTGGATGCCGCACAGAGAAAGCAAATAATGCTCCAGCAAGCTCTACCCCCAGGAGCACCCAATAATATCATG CAAGGCCCTGCTTTTATTTTCCCATTGAACCAGCAGGCTGCTGCAGCATCTGTCCGACCTGGGTATGTGAAATCTCCTCCTGCTGCTTGTAGCACAGCTGCATCGAGTACATCTAACTCTGCCTTACTAAGTGCCACCCCAGCTGGTGCAACTGCAGCCCCGGCATTTAGCTTCAACTACCCAAATATCACAGGCAATGAAACTCAATACTTGGCAATTCTGCAGAATAATCCCTATCCATTTCCAATTCCTGCACATGTTGGGGCGCCACCTGCTTATCGTGGGAATCATGCTCAACCTATGCCTTTTATTCATGGATCTTTCTATTCTTCCTCTCAAATGCTTCACCCTTCACAGCTtcaacaacagcagcagcaacagCCACCCACACAGTTTCAACAAAGCCAACAAGGTCATCAGAACACTAGCATGTCCAGTGGTTCATCCTCCTCCCAGAAGAATTTGCAGAACCAGCAGCAGAGGTCACATGGAGGTGATGTCAGTAGTGGCAGTGGAAACTCTCAAGTGTTTCATGCCTCTAAAAAGGATTCACCTCATCCCTTACAACTATGGCAACAGCAGCAACAGCCGAGTCAGAATGATTCTCATCAACCTAGGCAACTTGATGGTGAATCAGATGGCAAAGATGGCCCATCAACTGCTACTGATAGCAGAGTATCTCGTTCAAATATGAATATCTATGGTCAGAATTTTGCTATGCCTGTACAGCCTTCAAACTTTGCTTTGATGACCGCTGCTTCAATGAATTCTGGTGGTAATTATGGGGAAAAGAAGCAACAGACACAGCAGCAGTCACAACAGCTAGGCTCAAAGGCTGGAGTCGAGCCTCTTGCATCTCAAGCTTTTGCAATGTCATTTTCATCTGCTAATGGTACTACTGCTCCTGGCCTTGGTATTTCTTCCCTAGCACCGAATCATGCAATTCTTCAGAGCCATCCAGGAAGTACAAGGCAAGGCTATCAGCATATTATGGCTGCTCAACAGAAGAAGGATAATTATCATGCTTATGAAGAAGGGAAGCGTGGAACTCATGATGCATCCAATGTGCAAGAAGAAAAGAAGGCAGGAAAAAGTTCAGGCACCGCTGGGCAGTCCATTGCCTTCTCCAGGCCAAATATGCCTGATTCAAGTGATTCCACTCTTGCAGGCAAAGATGTCATCGATAGTTCTATCTGTACGCTTGGCTCTGCTCCTGCTCGAACTTCAGGGCCTGTTATGCCCGCTTCAATCGTTAGTGTTAATGTTGCTAATGCGCAGCAGCAACTTCAGCGGAATCAACAGCAGCAGCTCCAATTCGGGACTGCTTCTGCTCCTCGGAGTAAGACACCAGCAACAAGTAATGGAAGTGCTTACCCTGATCACTTTCACTCTTCATCTATAGCTGCCAAGTTTTCGAATGTGCTGTCTGCATATCCTCAAAATCTAATACAAAGCAGCAGCAGTCCTGCTCAGTCTCCTCAATGGAAGAATTCTGTGAGGACAACTAGCTCTCAAGTTCCTTCTCAATCTCTACCATCAACTTCATCCCTCAAGAATATTTCCCAGCAACAAGGTCGGCCACAGCAAAGCCCCACACAGATTTCTTTTGCTGCTAATCCTAAATCACCACAAGGTCAACAGCCTCTTAGTAGCACTCCTTCCCCTTCTCCAATGATGGTTGGCTCTCCCACAACTTCGCTCTCCAGGAGTGCTGGTGGTAGCCCAAGGACAACAGGTTCCTCTTCCACCAGCAACAAAGGTGGCCAAGCATCTGGTTTATCATCCCAACAAGCTAAGAACTCACCGACTGTGCCTAGTCAGAAGTCATCTCCTATTGGTGGGAGTAATGTGCCATCTGTCCTGGGAAACCCTCACATAAGTTCATCTTCAAATATGGGAGCCAAGCCTCAAGTGGCACTACAGCATCAGCAACATCAAAAGCATTCACTTCATCAAGGGCAGCTGTTCTTCCCAAATGCTTACATGCAGGCTCAAGCTCAACATTCACCAAGTTCGACAACACCTGCAACAACAGCAAGTGCATATTATGTTCAAAGACAACAGCAGACTCTACCTCTGGGTTCATCAACAACTTCATCAACTTCGATGTTATCGTTGTGTTCTCCGGTTACTCTTGCCAACAGCGGCACCACCGACCCTGCAAAAGCTGTAGCAGCTGCTGTGGCAAGCAACATGAAAGGTGGGTTGGCATCCCAGGGACTTATCAATCCTGCACAATTTGCTTCTCCACAATCCACTGGAAAGTCACATCAGCTGGTACCAGGCTTCCCATGTGTTCATGCTGTCCCTTCGGCTGTTCAGGTAAAACCAGCAGAACAGAAACAACCTGCTGGTGAGTAA
- the LOC121203125 gene encoding protein TIME FOR COFFEE isoform X3: MDRTREARRVSMASAATTNGLSRRRHRTSSLRDSPEEDGPVETHETARLRDRKKDRDRERERYRERERDRLSRTSKRRRGDRLMSNRGDGGDGTSEESVNDDEDDDDEDSGGTGGVGSVRTVSPNIIAGSLSMSNHHHHNHHHHQLQQHQQHQHRKSFPPPVKVIRTTPSAGMTASMTTSTSTWKPADEMIGVSVPRKARSGRATKRSHEWASSGGGGVGVLGGEQIHRQASTSPVRTGVTGALTSPSPAPASPSSSSASMRKKMPNANGTKQRPPKSSSKSSSSAQEEIEIEIAEVLYGMMRQPQVPSKQEIIGNDSAKFDSREVNKPNNDSKSVVSSPISISPSTLPQSSSILPSYSSSSATPMSAIAPKRKRPRPVKYEDENTTTTTPPPPIFPPRHSSISSTTTKVEIDQPAKVEATSPNLEKNSGPVAENDSGACDLMSSSKAGPVSSELVQAEPVKEEKNNLALDSKPSTEESESRDIGIGNKEESQSPKKESLSSPADNPSSAGLPLDDEREKSTVTKANSTVCENESQREEKFQIDLMAPPPSRSSPEREGETDVGASDPKPVAADVELEMKSLVNEDDKRMKIGKGDVNVEVEDNNKKAQPSAEEADSQKPVVNKERNLDLQLDLEKSDRDSGSGSVSGNKLNHHVQKLHHQHPSVEKTAHSGSLPLPMSIASWPGGLPPMGRYMAPLQGVVSMEGSAVSSAAIQPPHLLFSQPRPKRCATHCYIARNIHKHQQMMKMNAFWPAAPGSASLYGPKACNLNVVPPSELHGNIPGRGVNSVQEKGQGLAIFPGHVCKDKSSTAANNMVDAAQRKQIMLQQALPPGAPNNIMQGPAFIFPLNQQAAAASVRPGYVKSPPAACSTAASSTSNSALLSATPAGATAAPAFSFNYPNITGNETQYLAILQNNPYPFPIPAHVGAPPAYRGNHAQPMPFIHGSFYSSSQMLHPSQLQQQQQQQPPTQFQQSQQGHQNTSMSSGSSSSQKNLQNQQQRSHGGDVSSGSGNSQVFHASKKDSPHPLQLWQQQQQPSQNDSHQPRQLDGESDGKDGPSTATDSRVSRSNMNIYGQNFAMPVQPSNFALMTAASMNSGGNYGEKKQQTQQQSQQLGSKAGVEPLASQAFAMSFSSANGTTAPGLGISSLAPNHAILQSHPGSTRQGYQHIMAAQQKKDNYHAYEEGKRGTHDASNVQEEKKAGKSSGTAGQSIAFSRPNMPDSSDSTLAGKDVIDSSICTLGSAPARTSGPVMPASIVSVNVANAQQQLQRNQQQQLQFGTASAPRSKTPATSNGSAYPDHFHSSSIAAKFSNVLSAYPQNLIQSSSSPAQSPQWKNSVRTTSSQVPSQSLPSTSSLKNISQQQGRPQQSPTQISFAANPKSPQGQQPLSSTPSPSPMMVGSPTTSLSRSAGGSPRTTGSSSTSNKGGQASGLSSQQAKNSPTVPSQKSSPIGGSNVPSVLGNPHISSSSNMGAKPQVALQHQQHQKHSLHQGQLFFPNAYMQAQAQHSPSSTTPATTASAYYVQRQQQTLPLGSSTTSSTSMLSLCSPVTLANSGTTDPAKAVAAAVASNMKGGLASQGLINPAQFASPQSTGKSHQLVPGFPCVHAVPSAVQVKPAEQKQPAGE, from the exons ATGGATAGAACCAGAGAAGCGAGGAGAGTCAGTATGGCGTCCGCCGCCACGACCAATGGCCTTTCACGGCGGCGTCATAGGACTAGCTCTCTCAGAGACTCCCCAG AGGAAGACGGACCGGTGGAGACGCATGAAACGGCGCGTTTAAGGGATCGAAAGAAGGACAGAGATAGGGAACGAGAAAGATATAGAGAAAGGGAAAGAGATCGGTTGAGTAGAACCAGTAAGAGAAGAAGAGGCGATAGATTGATGAGTAATAGAGGAGATGGAGGTGATGGTACTTCTGAAGAAAGCGTAAACGATGATGAAGATGACGACGACGAAGACAGCGGCGGAACCGGCGGTGTTGGCTCTGTTCGGACGGTTTCGCCGAACATCATCGCTGGGTCTTTGTCGATGTCTAATCATCATCACCATAACCATCATCACCACCAGCTGCAGCAACATCAGCAGCATCAACATCGAAAGAGTTTTCCACCGCCGGTGAAAGTTATTAGAACAACACCATCGGCGGGGATGACTGCCAGTATGACAACGAGTACGTCTACATGGAAACCGGCCGATGAAATGATTGGTGTATCGGTGCCTAGAAAAGCTCGGTCAGGTAGAG CTACTAAAAGGTCTCATGAATGGGCATCAAGCGGCGGCGGCGGCGTTGGTGTTTTAGGCGGTGAACAAATTCACCGTCAAGCTTCAACTTCGCCGGTAAGGACAGGTGTAACCGGGGCGTTGACGTCACCATCTCCTGCTCCGGCCTCTCCATCTTCTTCCAGTGCTTCTATGAGGAAGAAGATG CCTAATGCTAACGGAACAAAGCAAAGGCCACCGAAGTCGTCGTCGAAATCTTCGTCTTCAGCTCAGGAGGAGATTGAGATCGAGATTGCTGAGGTTTTATATGGTATGATGAGACAGCCACAAGTCCCATCTAAGCAAGAAATAATCGGGAACGATTCGGCCAAATTTGATTCAAGAGAAGTTAATAAACCCAATAATGACTCTAAATCAGTCGTCTCTTCGCCGATCTCCATCTCCCCATCAACTCTTCCTCAATCATCCTCTATTTTGCCTTCATATTCTAGCTCCTCTGCTACTCCTATGTCTGCAATTG CTCCAAAGAGGAAAAGACCAAGACCGGTGAAGTATGAGGATGAGAATACGACTACAACGACACCTCCACCTCCTATTTTCCCTCCTAGACATAGTTCCATTTCATCTACTACAACTAAGGTTGAAATTGATCAACCAGCTAAAGTTGAAGCAACTTCTCCCAATTTGGAGAAAAATTCAGGACCCGTGGCTGAAAATGATAGCGGTGCTTGCGATTTGATGAGTTCTTCAAAAGCTGGACCAGTTTCATCAGAGTTGGTTCAAGCGGAACCAGTGAAAGAAGAGAAGAATAATTTGGCACTGGATTCTAAGCCTTCGACTGAAGAATCTGAGAGTAGAGATATCGGTATCGGTAATAAAGAAGAGTCTCAATCGCCAAAGAAGGAATCTTTATCATCTCCTGCTGATAATCCTTCTTCCGCTGGTCTGCCATTGGATGACGAGCGTGAGAAATCGACAGTGACAAAAGC GAATTCAACAGTTTGTGAGAATGAGAGTCAGCGGGAAGAGAAGTTCCAGATAGATCTGATG gCACCTCCTCCATCTAGATCATCTCCAGAAAGGGAAGGTGAGACTGATGTTGGGGCTTCAGATCCTAAGCCAGTGGCCGCAGATGTGGAATTG GAGATGAAGTCTTTGGTGAATGAAGATGACAAAAGAATGAAAATTGGGAAGGGAGATGTGAATGTGGAAGTTGAGGATAACAATAAGAAGGCCCAACCTAGTGCTGAAGAAGCTGATTCGCAGAAGCCTGTTGTAAATAAAGAAAGGAATCTTGATCTCCAGCTTGATTTGGAGAAATCTGACAGAGATAGTGGTTCAGGTAGTGTTAGTGGGAACAAGCTCAACCACCATGTTCAAAAGCTACATCATCAACATCCTAGTGTAGAGAAAACTG CACATTCTGGTTCTTTACCTTTGCCGATGTCAATTGCTAGCTGGCCTGGTGGACTTCCTCCAATGGG CAGATACATGGCTCCTCTACAAGGTGTTGTATCCATGGAGGGGAGCGCTGTGTCTTCAGCTGCTATCCAG CCTCCACATTTGCTTTTTTCTCAACCGAGGCCAAAGAGATGTGCAACCCATTGCTACATTGCACGGAATATTCACAAGCACCAGCAAATGATGAAGATGAATGCTTTCTGGCCGGCAGCACCTGGTTCAGCTTCACTGTATGGCCCAAAGGCTTGTAATCTAAATGTTGTACCGCCTTCAGAATTGCATGGAAACATTCCTGGGAGAGGGGTGAATTCTGTGCAAGAGAAGGGGCAGGGTCTTGCAATTTTTCCTGGTCATGTGTGCAAAGATAAAAGTTCTACGGCTGCTAACAACATGGTGGATGCCGCACAGAGAAAGCAAATAATGCTCCAGCAAGCTCTACCCCCAGGAGCACCCAATAATATCATG CAAGGCCCTGCTTTTATTTTCCCATTGAACCAGCAGGCTGCTGCAGCATCTGTCCGACCTGGGTATGTGAAATCTCCTCCTGCTGCTTGTAGCACAGCTGCATCGAGTACATCTAACTCTGCCTTACTAAGTGCCACCCCAGCTGGTGCAACTGCAGCCCCGGCATTTAGCTTCAACTACCCAAATATCACAGGCAATGAAACTCAATACTTGGCAATTCTGCAGAATAATCCCTATCCATTTCCAATTCCTGCACATGTTGGGGCGCCACCTGCTTATCGTGGGAATCATGCTCAACCTATGCCTTTTATTCATGGATCTTTCTATTCTTCCTCTCAAATGCTTCACCCTTCACAGCTtcaacaacagcagcagcaacagCCACCCACACAGTTTCAACAAAGCCAACAAGGTCATCAGAACACTAGCATGTCCAGTGGTTCATCCTCCTCCCAGAAGAATTTGCAGAACCAGCAGCAGAGGTCACATGGAGGTGATGTCAGTAGTGGCAGTGGAAACTCTCAAGTGTTTCATGCCTCTAAAAAGGATTCACCTCATCCCTTACAACTATGGCAACAGCAGCAACAGCCGAGTCAGAATGATTCTCATCAACCTAGGCAACTTGATGGTGAATCAGATGGCAAAGATGGCCCATCAACTGCTACTGATAGCAGAGTATCTCGTTCAAATATGAATATCTATGGTCAGAATTTTGCTATGCCTGTACAGCCTTCAAACTTTGCTTTGATGACCGCTGCTTCAATGAATTCTGGTGGTAATTATGGGGAAAAGAAGCAACAGACACAGCAGCAGTCACAACAGCTAGGCTCAAAGGCTGGAGTCGAGCCTCTTGCATCTCAAGCTTTTGCAATGTCATTTTCATCTGCTAATGGTACTACTGCTCCTGGCCTTGGTATTTCTTCCCTAGCACCGAATCATGCAATTCTTCAGAGCCATCCAGGAAGTACAAGGCAAGGCTATCAGCATATTATGGCTGCTCAACAGAAGAAGGATAATTATCATGCTTATGAAGAAGGGAAGCGTGGAACTCATGATGCATCCAATGTGCAAGAAGAAAAGAAGGCAGGAAAAAGTTCAGGCACCGCTGGGCAGTCCATTGCCTTCTCCAGGCCAAATATGCCTGATTCAAGTGATTCCACTCTTGCAGGCAAAGATGTCATCGATAGTTCTATCTGTACGCTTGGCTCTGCTCCTGCTCGAACTTCAGGGCCTGTTATGCCCGCTTCAATCGTTAGTGTTAATGTTGCTAATGCGCAGCAGCAACTTCAGCGGAATCAACAGCAGCAGCTCCAATTCGGGACTGCTTCTGCTCCTCGGAGTAAGACACCAGCAACAAGTAATGGAAGTGCTTACCCTGATCACTTTCACTCTTCATCTATAGCTGCCAAGTTTTCGAATGTGCTGTCTGCATATCCTCAAAATCTAATACAAAGCAGCAGCAGTCCTGCTCAGTCTCCTCAATGGAAGAATTCTGTGAGGACAACTAGCTCTCAAGTTCCTTCTCAATCTCTACCATCAACTTCATCCCTCAAGAATATTTCCCAGCAACAAGGTCGGCCACAGCAAAGCCCCACACAGATTTCTTTTGCTGCTAATCCTAAATCACCACAAGGTCAACAGCCTCTTAGTAGCACTCCTTCCCCTTCTCCAATGATGGTTGGCTCTCCCACAACTTCGCTCTCCAGGAGTGCTGGTGGTAGCCCAAGGACAACAGGTTCCTCTTCCACCAGCAACAAAGGTGGCCAAGCATCTGGTTTATCATCCCAACAAGCTAAGAACTCACCGACTGTGCCTAGTCAGAAGTCATCTCCTATTGGTGGGAGTAATGTGCCATCTGTCCTGGGAAACCCTCACATAAGTTCATCTTCAAATATGGGAGCCAAGCCTCAAGTGGCACTACAGCATCAGCAACATCAAAAGCATTCACTTCATCAAGGGCAGCTGTTCTTCCCAAATGCTTACATGCAGGCTCAAGCTCAACATTCACCAAGTTCGACAACACCTGCAACAACAGCAAGTGCATATTATGTTCAAAGACAACAGCAGACTCTACCTCTGGGTTCATCAACAACTTCATCAACTTCGATGTTATCGTTGTGTTCTCCGGTTACTCTTGCCAACAGCGGCACCACCGACCCTGCAAAAGCTGTAGCAGCTGCTGTGGCAAGCAACATGAAAGGTGGGTTGGCATCCCAGGGACTTATCAATCCTGCACAATTTGCTTCTCCACAATCCACTGGAAAGTCACATCAGCTGGTACCAGGCTTCCCATGTGTTCATGCTGTCCCTTCGGCTGTTCAGGTAAAACCAGCAGAACAGAAACAACCTGCTGGTGAGTAA